A region of the Flavipsychrobacter sp. genome:
TTAGGCAAGTCAGACAGGCGTATTACCGATTCTTCAACTGCACTCATACTATTTATCTACAATATATAAATACAAAGGTACAGCTAAAAAAACTTTCACGACCTTTGCACAAATCTTTTTTTGATGCCGATACACTATTATGAGCAAGAGGTAAATGCAAAACTCCAACAAAGGAGAAAGCTGTCTGCATACTTAAATGATTTGATCAGAGAACACTTGGAGGTAAAACAAGTAAACCTCACCTATATATTCTGTAATGATGACTATTTGCTCACCATCAACAAGCAGTTTCTCAACCACGACACCTATACAGACATCGTTACTTTTGACCTTACAGAACAAGAAGACGAACTAATAGGAGAACTTTATATAAGTACCGACCGTATTGCTGAAAATGCAGAAACCCATGGCACCACTTATCAGGAAGAATTGCACCGTGTAATTTTTCATGGCGCCTTGCACCTGTGTGGTTTTAAGGACAAAACTGCAAAAGACCAGAAAGAAATGAGGCAAATGGAAGATCATAGCCTCAAAGCATATTTTAAAAATTGAGTAGTGAAAATCGAATTACTTTTTGAAGACGACGATCTGCTGATCGTCAATAAACCTGCGGGGCTTTTGGTTATACCTGACAGGTTCGATGATAACTTACCATCGTTAAACAAACTATTAGAAGCTCAACGTAATGAAAAGATCTGGGTAGTACATAGATTGGATAGAGAGACAAGCGGGACTATCTGTTTTGCTAAAAATGAAGCTACACATAAATATCTCTCTAAACTATTTCAGGACCATAAGGTGGAGAAATACTACAGCTGTTTAGTAAACGGGCATGTAATACAAAATGCGGCCCGAATAGAAGAGCCTATAGCAGAACACCCTGCCAAGAAAGGGAAAATGATAGTAGCCAAGAAGGGTAAGGAGTCTATTACAGAATATGAAGTAGTAAAAAAATGGCCATTATACAGCTTCTTATATATTCGCATATACACCGGCCGTACACACCAGATAAGGGTACACATGCAGTCGATAGGCCATGCTGTGGTGTGCGACGAGCTTTATGGCGATGGCAAACCTTTTCTTTTGTCTGCTATCAAAAAAAAGTATAAACTCTCTTCTAAATATGAACAGGAGAAACCAATACTAGCGCGTTTGGGACTACACGCCTCAAAGCTACGTTTCCAAAAAGAAGATGGGACTACCATTAGTGCCGAAGCACCGCTACCAAAGGATATAGCCGCTTGTGTTAAACAATTGGACAAATGGACTGGTAATTAATTTTATGAATCTTACTTTTGCATCTTATATAAGTTTATAACATGAGTATAAAATCAAATATCAATATCCAAATAGAGTTGGATGAGGACAAAATGCCGGAAACCATTCAATGGAATGCTCCGGATGGTGGTGTGGAAGGTATGCAGCAAGCGAAAGGAATGCTACTGGGCATGTGGGATGGCAACGAAAAATCGGCTTTGCGTATTGACCTTTGGACAAAAAAGATGATGGTAGATGAGATGAACGATTTCTACTACCAAACACTTCATGGCATGGCAGAAACCTATATCCGTGCTACGAAGAACCAAGAAATAGCCAATGAGTTAAGAGCTTTTGCAAAAGACTTTTTGAAGAAGGCCAGCGATGCACTTGCAGCCAGTGAAAATCAGGATCAATAAACATAGTTATCTATAACAAAAACACTACGATATGTCATTAGAGCAAAGAATAATGGAAGAGATAAAGCAAGCTATGCGTGCTAAAGACCAAGCTGCTTTAAGAACATTACGTGATATAAAATCAGGCATTTTAAGAGAGAAAACAGCTGTTGGCGGTAAAGATGAAATGACAGAAGCAGAAGAACTAAAAATGCTTCAAAAATTGGCCAAGCAACGTAAAGACTCTTTAGAGATCTACGAGCAACAAAACAGAGAGGA
Encoded here:
- the ybeY gene encoding rRNA maturation RNase YbeY yields the protein MPIHYYEQEVNAKLQQRRKLSAYLNDLIREHLEVKQVNLTYIFCNDDYLLTINKQFLNHDTYTDIVTFDLTEQEDELIGELYISTDRIAENAETHGTTYQEELHRVIFHGALHLCGFKDKTAKDQKEMRQMEDHSLKAYFKN
- a CDS encoding RluA family pseudouridine synthase — protein: MKIELLFEDDDLLIVNKPAGLLVIPDRFDDNLPSLNKLLEAQRNEKIWVVHRLDRETSGTICFAKNEATHKYLSKLFQDHKVEKYYSCLVNGHVIQNAARIEEPIAEHPAKKGKMIVAKKGKESITEYEVVKKWPLYSFLYIRIYTGRTHQIRVHMQSIGHAVVCDELYGDGKPFLLSAIKKKYKLSSKYEQEKPILARLGLHASKLRFQKEDGTTISAEAPLPKDIAACVKQLDKWTGN
- the gldC gene encoding gliding motility protein GldC, which translates into the protein MSIKSNINIQIELDEDKMPETIQWNAPDGGVEGMQQAKGMLLGMWDGNEKSALRIDLWTKKMMVDEMNDFYYQTLHGMAETYIRATKNQEIANELRAFAKDFLKKASDALAASENQDQ
- a CDS encoding GatB/YqeY domain-containing protein, with product MSLEQRIMEEIKQAMRAKDQAALRTLRDIKSGILREKTAVGGKDEMTEAEELKMLQKLAKQRKDSLEIYEQQNREDLAEKEREELAIIERFLPKPLTAEEIEAELKAIIAEVGASSPADMGKVMGSATKKLAGKADGKAISETVKRLLA